One window of the Roseovarius sp. THAF9 genome contains the following:
- a CDS encoding peptidase, protein MTYCVGMVLDRGLVFMSDTRTNAGLDNISTFKKLTSWENPGERMITLLSAGNLATTQSVISLLDERAKSPGDRTPSLLGVPSLFQAARMVADTLREVIERTGESGQRAEGTFNATIMLGGQIAGSPPRLFLIYPEGNFIEAGDDTPFFQMGETKYGRPILVRAFDPALGFEAAMKLLLVSFDSTLKANLTVGAPFDYHIYETDSLTIGQTGRIEADSPYFQAVSEGWGEALKNALDSLPDVDLSELG, encoded by the coding sequence ATGACATATTGCGTGGGAATGGTTCTCGACCGGGGCCTCGTGTTCATGTCCGACACTCGCACCAATGCCGGGCTGGACAACATCTCGACCTTCAAGAAGCTCACAAGCTGGGAAAACCCCGGCGAGCGGATGATCACGCTACTGTCCGCAGGCAACCTCGCCACCACGCAATCCGTCATCAGCCTGCTGGACGAGCGCGCCAAGTCCCCCGGTGACCGCACGCCGTCCCTGCTGGGCGTGCCCTCGCTGTTTCAGGCCGCGCGCATGGTCGCCGACACCCTTCGCGAGGTGATCGAGCGCACCGGCGAATCCGGCCAGCGCGCCGAAGGCACGTTCAACGCCACCATCATGCTGGGCGGCCAGATCGCCGGCAGCCCGCCGCGCCTCTTCCTGATCTACCCCGAGGGCAATTTCATCGAGGCCGGCGACGACACGCCCTTCTTCCAGATGGGCGAAACCAAGTACGGCCGCCCCATCCTCGTGCGCGCCTTCGACCCCGCGCTCGGTTTCGAAGCGGCGATGAAGCTCCTGCTTGTCAGCTTCGACTCCACGCTCAAGGCCAACCTGACCGTGGGCGCGCCCTTCGATTACCACATCTACGAAACCGATAGCCTGACGATCGGCCAGACCGGCCGGATCGAGGCCGACAGTCCTTATTTCCAGGCCGTCTCCGAGGGCTGGGGCGAGGCCCTGAAAAACGCGCTCGACAGCCTGCCCGACGTCGATTTGTCAGAACTCGGTTAA